A single window of Streptomyces sp. NBC_00464 DNA harbors:
- a CDS encoding Yip1 family protein gives MAGFRIGRGRDNRTPQQAQQQPRQQPYGNQAPPPYGQQQWPPTGGGGAPHNAGYNNGYNGGGYQGGGADEPEYFADPYPQQHPHAPHPHAPQPHQGDPYANSPGHTQAFSIDEDQYGDGNTYRAGQAPAQPSGPRLHWKQLLSGIVTRPGPTFWQMRDYPVWGPALIVTFLYGLLALFGFDQARDDAINAPVGNAIPYVVITGIGFVLGGLVLGAVTHTLARQLGGDGAWQPTVGLSMLIMSITDAPRLIFALFLGGENSLVQILGWLTWLAAAALFTSMVSKSHDLPWPKALGASAIQLLALVSILKLGTI, from the coding sequence GTGGCTGGATTCAGGATCGGACGCGGCCGGGACAACCGCACCCCGCAGCAAGCGCAGCAGCAACCGCGGCAGCAGCCGTACGGCAATCAGGCACCACCGCCGTACGGACAGCAGCAATGGCCGCCGACGGGAGGCGGTGGAGCCCCGCACAACGCCGGATACAACAACGGTTACAACGGTGGCGGCTACCAGGGCGGCGGAGCCGACGAGCCCGAATACTTCGCCGACCCGTACCCGCAGCAGCACCCGCACGCTCCGCACCCCCACGCTCCGCAGCCCCACCAGGGCGACCCGTACGCGAACAGCCCCGGTCATACCCAGGCCTTCAGCATCGACGAGGACCAGTACGGCGACGGCAACACCTACCGCGCCGGCCAGGCCCCCGCCCAGCCCTCGGGTCCTCGACTGCACTGGAAGCAGCTGCTGAGCGGCATCGTGACGCGCCCCGGCCCGACGTTCTGGCAGATGCGCGACTACCCCGTCTGGGGCCCGGCGCTCATCGTCACGTTCCTCTACGGCCTGCTGGCGCTGTTCGGCTTCGACCAGGCCCGCGACGACGCGATCAACGCACCGGTCGGCAACGCCATCCCCTACGTCGTCATCACGGGCATCGGCTTCGTGCTCGGCGGCCTGGTGCTCGGCGCGGTCACCCACACCCTCGCCCGCCAGCTCGGCGGCGACGGCGCGTGGCAGCCGACCGTGGGCCTCTCCATGCTGATCATGTCGATCACGGACGCCCCACGCCTGATCTTCGCGCTCTTCCTGGGCGGCGAGAACTCCCTGGTCCAGATCCTCGGCTGGCTCACCTGGCTGGCCGCGGCGGCCCTGTTCACCTCGATGGTGAGCAAGTCCCACGACCTGCCGTGGCCGAAGGCCCTGGGCGCGTCGGCGATCCAGCTGCTCGCCCTGGTCTCGATCCTCAAACTGGGCACGATCTGA
- a CDS encoding phosphoribosyltransferase: MSDDVRENLTYDGFGHAVRELAQAVADDGYEPDVVLSIARGGVFVAGGLAYALDCKNIHLVNVEFYTGVGTTLEMPVMLAPVPNAIDFSDKKVLIADDVADTGKTLKLVRDFCIDHVAEVRSAVIYEKSHSLVKCEYVWKKTDRWINFPWSVEKPVVRRSGQVLDA, translated from the coding sequence GTGAGTGACGACGTACGGGAGAACCTGACGTACGACGGCTTCGGGCATGCCGTGCGGGAGCTGGCGCAGGCCGTGGCGGATGACGGGTACGAGCCGGATGTGGTGCTGAGCATCGCGCGCGGCGGGGTCTTCGTCGCCGGCGGTCTGGCGTACGCGCTGGACTGCAAGAACATTCACCTGGTGAACGTGGAGTTCTACACCGGTGTGGGTACCACGCTGGAAATGCCCGTCATGCTGGCGCCCGTGCCCAACGCCATCGATTTCTCGGACAAGAAGGTCCTGATCGCCGACGATGTCGCCGATACCGGGAAGACGCTGAAGCTGGTGCGTGACTTCTGTATCGATCATGTCGCCGAGGTGCGTTCCGCCGTGATCTACGAGAAGTCGCATTCGCTCGTGAAGTGCGAGTACGTGTGGAAGAAGACCGATCGCTGGATCAACTTCCCGTGGAGCGTGGAGAAGCCCGTCGTGCGGCGCAGCGGGCAGGTTCTCGACGCCTGA
- a CDS encoding FG-GAP repeat domain-containing protein: MRIRIARATATATSAATATARTGRTPGAAATAAIGGLCACVLLLTACAGSPASSAPKNGDTPPTALSGLAGAERHAVPHGTGSHTPDDFNGDGHRDLVLDDLVKPAADSHGDDAGIGIVYGSASRGLDPSARQLLSAHTNAAKSGDTLPAAFDAEASCDLDQDGFTDLIVATDPPYNGIGRPPVPLQILFGSPAGLTGKAVTLRIPDRARFGNAWPDHPVCGDFDGDRKPDLAVTASSGRLSFLRGPFTRDGRPHAAGGTIPGAGPALSAPEPRADTNGDGYDDLVYTALPHEPGTAARGALLLGGPDGPGRPGGPYRFGTPATGLPTAPLRKTAGRPAASRAETNLLQRYADFDGDRKPDTVVRTHRGETADLIALYPAATPDRPLITFTSALFTAG, from the coding sequence GTGCGGATACGCATCGCAAGGGCGACAGCAACAGCGACTTCGGCGGCGACGGCGACGGCGCGAACCGGACGAACACCCGGCGCGGCAGCCACCGCGGCCATCGGCGGCCTCTGCGCCTGCGTCCTCCTGCTGACGGCCTGCGCGGGCTCCCCCGCCTCCTCGGCGCCCAAGAACGGCGACACCCCGCCCACCGCCCTGTCCGGCCTGGCGGGCGCCGAGCGCCACGCCGTCCCGCACGGCACCGGCAGCCACACCCCCGACGACTTCAACGGCGACGGCCACCGCGATCTCGTCCTCGACGACCTGGTGAAGCCGGCGGCCGACAGCCACGGCGACGACGCCGGGATCGGCATCGTGTACGGCTCCGCCAGCCGCGGCCTCGACCCCTCGGCACGCCAGCTGCTCAGCGCGCACACGAACGCCGCCAAGTCCGGCGACACCCTCCCCGCGGCGTTCGACGCCGAGGCGTCGTGCGACCTGGACCAGGACGGCTTCACCGATCTGATCGTGGCCACCGACCCTCCGTACAACGGCATCGGCCGCCCGCCCGTGCCGCTGCAGATCCTCTTCGGCTCCCCCGCCGGCCTCACCGGCAAGGCGGTCACCCTGCGCATCCCGGACCGGGCCCGCTTCGGCAACGCCTGGCCGGACCACCCCGTCTGCGGCGACTTCGACGGCGACAGGAAGCCGGACCTGGCCGTGACGGCGAGCTCGGGCCGGTTGAGCTTCCTGCGAGGCCCCTTCACCCGCGACGGCCGCCCGCACGCCGCCGGCGGCACGATCCCGGGGGCCGGCCCCGCCCTGTCCGCCCCCGAGCCCCGGGCGGATACGAACGGCGACGGGTATGACGACCTGGTGTACACCGCCCTCCCCCACGAGCCCGGCACCGCCGCCAGGGGCGCGCTGCTGCTCGGCGGCCCCGACGGACCGGGCCGCCCGGGCGGCCCGTACCGCTTCGGGACCCCGGCCACAGGCCTCCCGACGGCCCCCCTGCGCAAGACCGCCGGCCGCCCCGCCGCGTCCCGCGCAGAAACGAACCTGCTCCAGCGGTACGCGGACTTCGACGGCGACAGGAAGCCCGACACCGTGGTCCGCACGCACCGGGGCGAAACGGCGGACCTGATCGCGCTGTACCCGGCGGCGACGCCGGACCGCCCGCTGATCACGTTCACCAGCGCCCTGTTCACAGCGGGCTGA